In Luteitalea sp. TBR-22, one genomic interval encodes:
- a CDS encoding glycosyltransferase, whose translation MTERRLAAIVHGARWPEGDAEAAWRDRLARAFGHPVEVIVAREDHASPRGAAALIHAALGRAVAAQVLVLDVHAQPSDATLRALVQALGEHALAVAHDAPHTAGDGRRWQDRWLAAREAAPPVFVAAPAWAIDRDAVVGAGGVDPSLWCHGVVEDLAARLARRGGRTAWLAGPVPVAAESYPLTPDLDAFLRWRNGLRLAFAHASADALGETLLLPVLGLLASAWRATGLDARHIAFGGDWGRASLASKLRTRLGGPPPDRIWPADEAAAAVPLAALQAFTLELPELARERLAAGLERVEPQPMATAASLAVDATRPDGDATQPRVSVIVVNWNGREHLEACFASLQASEYPSDRLELICVDNGSSDDSVAFMTARFPGVRLVPLPENRGFTGGNEAGVGVATGDVLVFVNNDMRFEPSFLARLVGGLGRDAACAGARVMAWDGGHIDFVRGTASFEARGYQEQYGQPYTPGMALAESFFPNGGAFAVTRQAYDDAGGFDPALFAYYDDVDLGWRLRMAGHAIRTVPDAVAFHRHGATVRTQPHAHKRFVLARNALWIALRNYDDRTLPHVLPALLLLAGLRVAQDLVWLRTPLHARLRPWLEPSRRHPVPASAYEPTPDSAAPSPARVLAQIPVPELAAIGATLDDMPRLLALHDAQQQRRRVPDSEVLPYLGRPFDELDGRRTYRLAQKALVEALGLRARLGIRPHVLLITHEALRTNMSGPAIRVLEMARALSRDARVTVCAPGPMEIRDDRVALVPFDPARPAVLKAQAETADAVVVQGFALNSYPFLSALVCPIVADLYCPFTIEHLEQQRAAGGAVPPAHEQEAAAILSVQNAQLQQADFFLCASERQRDFWIGALHTAGRVNPRTVARDADLRTLIDVVPFGLPSEDVHEAAARARDARLARGASGAVMKGVHPAIRETDRVLLWGGSLLDWQDPETLIAAVATLARTRDDVKLFFMGVKHPNPQVKPMAVVERSRRLAESLGVAGTHVIFNDWVPYEERALYLTEADLGVSTHHWHLETRYAFRTRMLDYLWARLPIVCSEGDHFGDLVRARGLGRAVPPGDAEALAGAIAEMLDAPAARDEARRALAQVADTLTWDHVVEPLRRWCAEPQFAADREQEVVAFRAHLNESFKASRWLKRTALSLGVKEADVEALKRWGPVRAGMSMRNAVAISRARRKARRA comes from the coding sequence GTGACCGAGCGCCGCCTGGCCGCCATCGTCCATGGCGCGCGCTGGCCTGAGGGGGACGCCGAGGCGGCGTGGCGCGACCGCCTCGCCCGCGCCTTCGGTCACCCGGTCGAGGTCATCGTCGCGCGCGAGGACCACGCGTCACCACGGGGCGCGGCGGCCCTCATCCACGCCGCGCTCGGCCGCGCGGTGGCGGCGCAGGTGCTCGTGCTCGACGTGCACGCGCAACCCTCCGACGCCACGCTGCGCGCGCTGGTGCAGGCGCTCGGCGAGCACGCGCTCGCCGTCGCGCACGATGCGCCGCACACGGCCGGCGACGGCCGCCGCTGGCAGGATCGCTGGCTCGCTGCGCGCGAGGCCGCCCCGCCCGTCTTCGTCGCCGCGCCGGCGTGGGCGATCGACCGGGACGCGGTGGTCGGCGCCGGTGGCGTGGACCCTTCCCTCTGGTGCCACGGCGTCGTCGAGGACCTCGCTGCGCGACTGGCGCGCCGCGGCGGACGCACTGCCTGGCTCGCGGGGCCGGTGCCAGTGGCTGCCGAGTCGTACCCGCTGACGCCCGACCTGGACGCCTTCCTGCGCTGGCGCAACGGGCTGCGCCTGGCGTTCGCTCACGCGTCGGCCGACGCGCTCGGGGAGACCCTGCTCTTGCCGGTGCTGGGGCTGCTGGCCTCCGCCTGGCGTGCCACCGGCCTCGACGCGCGGCACATCGCATTCGGCGGCGACTGGGGACGCGCGTCGCTGGCCAGCAAGCTGCGCACGCGCCTCGGCGGTCCCCCTCCCGACCGCATCTGGCCCGCCGACGAGGCAGCAGCAGCCGTTCCCCTGGCGGCGCTCCAGGCCTTCACGCTCGAACTGCCGGAACTGGCGCGGGAGCGGCTGGCAGCCGGCCTCGAGCGGGTCGAGCCGCAGCCCATGGCGACCGCGGCATCTCTCGCGGTCGACGCGACGCGCCCCGATGGCGATGCCACGCAGCCGCGGGTGTCGGTGATCGTCGTCAACTGGAACGGCCGCGAGCACCTCGAGGCGTGCTTTGCGTCCCTTCAGGCGAGCGAGTACCCGTCCGATCGGCTCGAGCTGATCTGCGTGGACAACGGCTCGAGCGACGACAGCGTCGCGTTCATGACCGCGCGGTTTCCCGGCGTGCGCCTCGTGCCGTTGCCGGAGAACCGCGGCTTCACGGGCGGCAACGAGGCCGGCGTCGGGGTCGCGACGGGCGACGTGCTGGTGTTCGTCAACAACGACATGCGCTTCGAGCCGTCGTTCCTCGCGCGGCTGGTCGGCGGGCTCGGGAGGGACGCCGCCTGTGCCGGCGCGCGCGTGATGGCCTGGGACGGCGGGCACATCGATTTCGTGCGCGGCACCGCCAGCTTCGAGGCGCGCGGCTACCAGGAGCAGTACGGTCAGCCGTACACGCCCGGCATGGCGCTGGCCGAGTCGTTCTTCCCCAACGGCGGCGCCTTCGCCGTGACGCGGCAGGCCTACGACGATGCCGGCGGCTTCGACCCTGCCCTGTTCGCGTACTACGACGACGTGGACCTCGGCTGGCGGCTCCGCATGGCGGGCCACGCGATCCGCACGGTGCCCGACGCGGTGGCCTTCCACCGGCACGGCGCCACGGTCCGCACGCAACCGCACGCCCACAAGCGCTTCGTGCTGGCGCGCAACGCCCTGTGGATCGCCCTCCGGAACTACGACGACCGCACGCTGCCGCACGTGCTGCCAGCGCTGCTCCTGCTCGCCGGCCTGCGGGTGGCCCAGGATCTCGTGTGGCTGCGCACGCCGCTGCACGCCCGCCTGCGCCCCTGGCTCGAGCCCTCGCGTCGACACCCGGTGCCCGCCAGCGCGTACGAACCGACGCCCGACTCCGCTGCTCCCTCGCCGGCTCGCGTGCTGGCGCAAATCCCGGTGCCTGAACTGGCGGCGATCGGCGCGACGCTCGACGACATGCCGCGGCTGCTCGCGCTTCACGACGCGCAGCAGCAGCGACGACGCGTGCCCGACAGCGAGGTGCTCCCGTACCTCGGGCGCCCCTTCGACGAGCTCGACGGACGCCGGACGTACCGGCTGGCGCAGAAGGCGCTGGTCGAGGCCCTCGGGTTGCGGGCCAGGCTCGGCATCCGACCGCACGTGCTGTTGATCACGCACGAGGCCCTGCGCACCAACATGTCCGGCCCGGCGATCCGCGTGCTGGAGATGGCGCGCGCCCTCAGCCGGGACGCGCGCGTCACGGTGTGCGCGCCCGGGCCGATGGAGATCCGCGACGACCGGGTGGCACTCGTCCCGTTCGATCCGGCTCGCCCGGCTGTCCTGAAGGCCCAGGCCGAGACTGCCGACGCCGTCGTGGTGCAGGGCTTCGCGCTGAACTCCTACCCGTTCCTGTCGGCGCTCGTCTGCCCCATCGTCGCCGACCTGTACTGCCCCTTCACGATCGAGCACCTCGAACAGCAGCGCGCTGCAGGAGGCGCCGTGCCGCCTGCACACGAGCAGGAGGCTGCGGCCATCCTCTCGGTGCAGAATGCGCAACTGCAGCAGGCCGACTTCTTCCTCTGCGCCAGCGAGCGGCAGCGTGACTTCTGGATCGGCGCGCTGCACACCGCCGGCCGCGTCAACCCGCGCACCGTCGCCCGCGACGCCGACCTGCGCACGCTCATCGACGTCGTGCCGTTCGGCCTGCCGTCCGAGGACGTCCACGAGGCTGCGGCGCGGGCCCGCGACGCCCGGCTGGCCCGGGGAGCGTCCGGCGCCGTCATGAAGGGCGTGCATCCGGCCATCCGCGAGACCGACCGCGTCCTGCTGTGGGGCGGCTCCCTGCTCGACTGGCAGGACCCTGAGACGCTCATCGCCGCGGTCGCCACGCTCGCCCGGACCCGCGACGACGTGAAGCTGTTCTTCATGGGCGTCAAGCACCCGAACCCGCAGGTCAAGCCGATGGCGGTGGTCGAGCGTTCGCGTCGCCTCGCCGAGTCGCTCGGCGTCGCCGGCACGCACGTGATCTTCAACGACTGGGTGCCCTACGAGGAGCGCGCGCTCTACCTCACCGAGGCCGACCTCGGCGTGAGCACGCACCACTGGCACCTCGAGACGCGCTACGCGTTCCGCACGCGCATGCTCGACTACCTGTGGGCGCGCCTGCCGATCGTCTGCAGCGAGGGCGACCACTTCGGCGACCTCGTGCGGGCGCGCGGACTCGGGCGGGCCGTGCCACCCGGCGACGCCGAGGCGCTGGCCGGCGCCATCGCGGAGATGCTCGACGCGCCGGCCGCCCGCGACGAGGCGCGTCGCGCCCTCGCGCAGGTGGCCGACACGCTCACGTGGGATCACGTGGTCGAGCCGCTGCGGCGCTGGTGCGCCGAACCGCAGTTCGCCGCCGACCGGGAGCAGGAAGTCGTGGCGTTCCGCGCCCACCTGAACGAGAGCTTCAAGGCGTCGCGCTGGCTGAAGCGCACCGCGCTCAGCCTCGGCGTCAAGGAAGCCGACGTCGAGGCGCTCAAGCGCTGGGGCCCGGTGCGGGCCGGCATGTCGATGCGCAATGCGGTCGCGATCAGCCGCGCCCGCAGGAAGGCCCGTCGCGCGTGA